One window from the genome of Populus alba chromosome 15, ASM523922v2, whole genome shotgun sequence encodes:
- the LOC118057520 gene encoding NAC domain-containing protein 83-like yields the protein MEKFNLVRDGMIRLPPGFRFQPTDEELVFQYLKRKILSWPLPASVIHEVNVCKYDPWELPGDMEQERYFFSNKETKYPNGNRVNRSSASGYWKATGLDKQIISSSWKNNNHVVGMKKTLVFYRGKATHGSRTDWVMHEYRLVNVGEETTDCNFPQTQNSAQNSSYQLDKWVVCRVFLKNKGGTRNGIIETCTNNNARRTQPRLFDFMARDEVVFYSVSSSSSSSSNSSSITDISSNEEDDEQSNSHSFF from the exons ATGGAAAAGTTCAACCTTGTTAGAGATGGAATGATCAGATTGCCTCCTGGTTTTCGTTTCCAACCAACTGATGAAGAGCTTGTCTTTCAGTACCTTAAACGCAAAATCCTTTCATGGCCATTGCCTGCTTCAGTCATTCACGAGGTCAATGTCTGCAAGTATGATCCCTGGGAGTTGCCAG GTGATATGGAGCAAGAAAGATACTTCTTCAGCAACAAGGAGACCAAGTATCCAAATGGAAATAGAGTCAATAGGAGTAGTGCTTCAGGTTATTGGAAAGCAACTGGCTTAGACAAACAAATTATTTCTTCAAGCTGGAAGAATAATAACCATGTTGTGGGGATGAAGAAGACTCTTGTTTTTTATAGAGGGAAGGCGACACATGGGTCTAGAACTGATTGGGTCATGCATGAATATCGCCTTGTTAATGTAGGAGAAGAAACTACAGATTGCAATTTTCCACAGACACAGAATTCAGCCCAG AATTCTTCTTATCAACTGGATAAATGGGTTGTATGCCGAGTATTCCTGAAAAACAAAGGCGGAACAAGAAATGGGATAATTGAAACTTGTACAAATAACAATGCTAGGCGAACTCAACCAagattgtttgattttatggCGAGAGATgaggttgttttttattcagtttcatcttcttcatcgtcaTCTTCGAACTCTAGCAGTATAACTGATATCTCTtcaaatgaagaagatgatgagcaAAGCAATAGCCACAGTTTCTTTTGA
- the LOC118057518 gene encoding uncharacterized protein, with amino-acid sequence MATPKQHIDHIRKTTFSIGGEKNPLAPMLDQAVKYLSAELYAKDVHFLMELIQNAEDNEYLEGVDPSLEFVITSRDITDTGAPATLLMFNNEKGFSAKNIESICNVGNSTKKGNRKRGYIGEKGIGFKSVFLIAAQPYIFSNGYQIRFNEKPCPHCNLGYIVPEWVDDSPSLSDIKQIYGSASSLPTTTLILPLKPDKVNPVKQQLSSIHPEILLFLSKIKRLSVREENADPKLNTVSAVAITKETNFVQRKNMDAESYTLHLSADENSDEFEKECSYYLWKQKFPVRQENRVDMRMGVEDWVITLAFPNGERLHRGMKYSPGIYAFLPTEMVTDFPFIIQADFILASSRETIRWDNIWNQGIIDCVPFAFIEALISLVKTVDGAPVSSLPRMFKFLPVHSSPYEKLNSVRESIKAKLAEKDIIPSESSTAQQFFHKPREVGRLMPAFWNILKKTRERGVSLHKLSSHGCYVLNCSFDKPEYDDILDFLGVRPVSSEWYVKCIQGSNIVMGVSEETYLELLHFLAVNWQSGFHSTGMGNIPLIKYVGTDGSVSLCSVNESAQPHGKTVCLSQKSSRVSWLIDWNREFRCMANHFFVPRTTQEAICSSSNKELVLKWLVDLIKIKALSVYHYADLYGDQVSCNQKLVIAYAHFLYHSFLNDYLSEREVVSLCGKMPLVDSYGHVIKARNAVLVPATESKWVQLIGSNPWRGESYVELGEDYLHPAYFAGTSTVGNQLMNFLKDYVKASDIPHISPPNAGIPTASTPLTKQNAFLLLDWIRELKQSGNGIPARFLACIQEGSWLKTTMNGSPGYKPPSQSFLLASSNRSSNWGSILQSASVLVDIPLIDQGFYGLKITEYREELRTVGVMFEYGEACEFIGNHLMSLAGSSALTKSNVISILNFIRFLRKNLLSLDKFIGRIKEERWLRTCWGDRSPVGSVLYDQEWTTARQISDIPFIDQDYYGEDILDFKPELKLLGVVVGFNGSYQLVVDCFKSPSCLSTLTKEAFLLVLDCMHHSRSAHKLVNAVKSTKCLKTNLGYKCPGDCFLFHPEWGCLLKVFGGFPLVDSNFYGSSIISHNTELKELGVKVDFEDAVRVFVHTFMKQASLSSITKENVFSFISCYRKLKGTPNKFPSDLKKCIREVKWLRTRLGDYRSPRDCILFGPEWELIYPITRLPFIDDSDKYYGNGIHEYRKELKSMGVVVEFKAGVKFAAAGLSLPQNPRDIAPGNVLSLLECIRALLQEKDYSFPDVFRKNISRGWLKTHAGFRSPGNCCLFNSRWSSHVRPTDGPFIDEDFYGSDIKLYSKELRAIGVHEEKVCSLLASHLDSHSEFDTIVRVYDFLRENKWKPDSDATRKIWIPDGLENGMWVDPEECALHDKNGLFGLQLNVLENHYKPKLLHFFSSSFNVKSNPSFDDYCKLWKVWESLGRPLTHAECCAFWECVIMQRSSRAEKTLADDLVELPVVLASGEILLSSKSDVFIADDLLLKDLFENSSCPIFVWCPKPNLPSLPRTRLLEVYRKIGVRTISESVLMEELSLADGVELSQMDSRDAGIGKELIRLILGFLADPSLDMEATKRHGAVQCLLNLKVLETMEPITVGYSLLLSDGEPLKVKASRMIRWDKECSKFFTQKMDKAGGQKNLIEYATSFSEVIARGVLWDKEDQIKALSELIKVAFLLNFDEQAVQFLMKSNNLQTFLEDEELLNAAFPSV; translated from the exons ATGGCAACTCCAAAACAACACATAGATCACATAAGAAAAACTACGTTCTCAATAGGAGGAGAAAAGAACCCTTTGGCTCCTATGCTTGATCAGGCTGTCAAGTATCTTTCTGCTGAACTCTACGCTAAAGATGTCCACTTTCTTATGGAACTCATtcag AATGCTGAAGATAATGAATACTTGGAAGGGGTGGATCCTTCACTTGAGTTTGTCATAACATCTCGAGATATAACAGACACTGGTGCCCCTGCTACTTTGCTCATGTTCAATAATGAGAAgggtttttctgcaaaaaaTATCGAGTCCATTTGCAATGTTGGAAATTCCACAAAGAAAGGGAACCGGAAGCGTGGCTATATTGGGGAGAAAG GAATTGGATTCAAGAGTGTGTTTCTTATTGCTGCTCAGCCTTACATATTCAGCAATGGCTATCAGATACGATTCAATGAAAAGCCCTGTCCACACTGCAATCTTGGATACATAGTTCCTGAATGGGTTGATGATAGCCCATCTCTTTCTGACATAAAACAGATTTATGGTTCCGCTTCTTCCCTCCCAACTACTACACTGATTTTGCCTCTGAAGCCTGATAAGGTGAACCCCGTGAAGCAGCAGCTGTCGAGTATTCATCCTGAAATCCTGCTGTTCCTTTCAAAGATAAAACGCCTTTCTGTCAGGGAAGAAAACGCGGATCCCAAGCTCAACACTGTTAGTGCAGTAGCTATTACCAAAGAGACAAATTTCGTGCAAAGGAAAAACATGGATGCCGAGTCCTACACACTCCATCTGTCTGCAGATGAAAAcagtgatgaatttgaaaaagaatGCAGCTACTACTTGTGGAAGCAGAAATTTCCTGTCAGGCAGGAAAACAGAGTCGACATGAGAATGGGAGTGGAGGATTGGGTGATCACTTTGGCTTTTCCTAATGGAGAGCGCCTCCATAGGGGAATGAAGTACTCCCCTGGAATATATGCATTTCTTCCAACCGAGATGGTGACCGACTTTCCCTTCATAATTCAAGCAGATTTTATTCTAGCATCATCAAGGGAAACAATACGATGGGACAACATATGGAACCAGGGAATTATTGATTGTGTTCCCTTCGCTTTTATCGAAGCATTAATCTCATTGGTCAAAACAGTGGATGGTGCACCAGTATCTAGTTTGCCTAGAATGTTCAAGTTCTTGCCGGTCCATAGCTCCCCCTATGAAAAGTTGAATTCAGTGAGGGAATCAATTAAAGCGAAGCTGGCTGAAAAGGATATCATTCCAAGTGAGTCATCCACAGCACAACAGTTCTTTCATAAACCACGTGAAGTTGGCCGATTAATGCCTGCTTTCTGGAATATACTGAAGAAGACAAGGGAGAGAGGAGTGAGCTTGCACAAACTTTCATCCCATGGTTGCTATGTTCTGAATTGTTCATTTGATAAGCCAGAGTATGATGACATACTGGATTTCTTGGGGGTGAGACCGGTAAGCAGTGAGTGGTATGTAAAGTGCATTCAAGGCTCTAATATTGTAATGGGAGTCTCAGAGGAAACGTACCTGGAGCTTCTTCATTTCCTTGCTGTTAATTGGCAGTCCGGGTTTCACAGCACAGGCATGGGGAACATTCCACTAATTAAATATGTGGGTACCGATGGGAGCGTGTCTTTGTGCTCTGTTAATGAATCTGCTCAACCGCATGGTAAAACTGTGTGCCTATCACAGAAGTCTTCTCGTGTCTCATGGTTGATTGATTGGAACAGAGAGTTCCGATGCATggcaaatcatttttttgtgcCAAGAACCACACAAGAAGCTATCTGTTCATCATCTAACAAAGAACTGGTGTTAAAATGGCTTGTAGACCTGATTAAAATCAAAGCTTTAAGCGTATATCATTATGCAGATCTCTACGGAGATCAAGTCAGTTGCAACCAGAAACTTGTCATTGCCTATGCTCACTTCTTATATCACTCATTCTTAAATGATTATCTATCGGAGAGGGAAGTTGTTTCTTTGTGTGGTAAAATGCCACTTGTTGATAGCTATGGCCATGTGATCAAAGCAAGGAATGCGGTTCTAGTCCCAGCTACTGAAAGCAAATGGGTGCAATTGATTGGTTCTAATCCTTGGAGGGGAGAAAGCTATGTTGAGTTAGGAGAAGACTACTTGCATCCTGCATATTTTGCTGGCACAAGCACGGTGGGAAACCAACTCATGAATTTCCTTAAAGATTATGTCAAGGCTTCTGATATTCCTCACATATCTCCCCCCAATGCTGGAATACCTACTGCATCAACACCACTTACCAAACAAAATGCATTTCTGCTGTTGGATTGGATTCGTGAGCTGAAACAGAGTGGAAATGGCATTCCAGCAAGGTTCCTGGCTTGCATACAAGAGGGTAGCTGGCTGAAAACTACTATGAATGGCTCTCCTGGTTACAAACCACCATCACAGTCGTTCCTACTTGCTTCGAGCAACAGAAGCTCAAACTGGGGAAGCATTTTGCAGAGTGCATCTGTGCTTGTCGATATTCCTTTGATAGATCAGGGTTTTTATGGTCTTAAAATTACTGAGTATAGAGAGGAGCTACGGACAGTTGGGGTCATGTTTGAGTATGGAGAGGCATGTGAATTTATCGGGAACCATCTCATGTCTTTGGCAGGTTCATCCGCTTTAACTAAAAGCAATGTTATCTCCATACTGAATTTCATCAGATTTTTGAGGAAAAATCTTCTTtctctagataaattcattggCAGAATTAAAGAAGAAAGGTGGCTAAGGACTTGTTGGGGTGATAGGTCTCCGGTTGGATCTGTTCTATATGATCAGGAGTGGACAACTGCGAGGCAAATTAGTGACATCCCTTTCATCGATCAAGATTACTATGGCGAGGACATCCTTGATTTCAAACCAGAACTCAAGTTGCTTGGCGTTGTCGTTGGCTTCAATGGAAGTTATCAATTGGTTGTTGATTGCTTTAAATCGCCTTCATGCTTATCTACTCTGACAAAGGAGGCCTTTCTTCTGGTTTTGGATTGCATGCATCATTCTCGTTCTGCTCACAAACTAGTTAATGCAGTGAAAAGCACAAAATGCTTAAAGACAAACTTAGGTTACAAATGTCCTGGCGACTGTTTCTTGTTTCATCCTGAATGGGGTTGTCTTCTAAAGGTTTTTGGTGGTTTCCCGTTGGTTGATAGTAATTTCTATGGAAGCAGCATCATCTCTCACAATACGGAGTTGAAGGAGCTGGGAGTAAAGGTAGACTTTGAGGATGCTGTCAGAGTGTTTGTTCACACGTTTATGAAGCAGGCATCTTTGTCTTCCATCACAAAggaaaatgtgttttcattcATATCATGCTACAGAAAACTGAAGGGAACTCCAAACAAATTTCCTTCAGATCTTAAGAAGTGCATCCGCGAGGTGAAATGGCTGCGGACTCGGCTTGGTGATTATAGATCTCCAAGAGATTGTATTCTGTTCGGTCCTGAGTGGGAGTTAATTTATCCAATCACTCGCCTTCCGTTTATCGATGACAGCGACAAATACTATGGGAATGGCATTCATGAGTATCGAAAGGAGCTGAAGAGTATGGGGGTCGTTGTTGAATTTAAAGCCGGTGTGAAGTTTGCGGCTGCTGGTCTTTCCCTTCCTCAAAATCCCCGTGACATAGCTCCCGGGAATGTGCTTTCATTACTGGAATGCATCCGTGCTTTATTGCAAGAAAAGGACTACTCCTTTCCCGATGTTTTTCGGAAAAATATTTCTCGTGGATGGTTAAAGACCCATGCTGGTTTCAGGTCTCCGGGTAACTGCTGTTTGTTCAATTCCCGGTGGAGTTCCCACGTGAGGCCTACTGATGGACCATTCATTGATGAAGATTTTTATGGTTCTGACATCAAATTGTATTCAAAAGAGCTCAGAGCAATAGGAGTTCATGAAGAAAAGGTTTGCTCATTGCTTGCCAGTCATCTTGATTCCCATTCTGAATTCGACACTATAGTTCGAGTATATGATTTTCTGagagaaaataaatggaaaccAGATAGTGATGCTACCAGAAAGATTTGGATTCCAGATGGACTTGAGAATGGAATGTGGGTTGACCCAGAAGAATGTGCTCTGCATGACAAAAATGGTCTCTTTGGTCTACAGCTGAATGTATTGGAGAATCATTATAAGCCAAAATTACTTCATTTCTTCTCCAGTTCATTTAATGTTAAATCCAATCCTTCATTTGATGATTACTGTAAGCTGTGGAAGGTTTGGGAAAGTTTAGGAAGACCATTGACACATGCTGAGTGCTGTGCTTTTTGGGAGTGTGTTATAATGCAAAGGAGCTCAAGGGCAGAGAAAACCCTTGCTGATGATTTGGTAGAGCTACCTGTTGTTTTGGCCTCTGGTGAAATTTTGTTGTCCAGCAAGAGTGATGTTTTTATTGCTGATGACCTTCTACTAAAGGACCTATTTGAGAACTCATCGTGCCCGATATTTGTCTGGTGTCCGAAGCCAAACTTGCCTTCTTTGCCTCGAACTAGGTTGCTTGAAGTCTACAGGAAAATTGGGGTTCGCACAATATCTGAATCAGTGCTGATGGAAGAATTGTCATTGGCAGACGGTGTAGAACTTAGTCAGATGGATTCGAGGGATGCTGGGATTGGAAAGGAGCTGATTAGACTGATTCTTGGCTTTCTAGCAGATCCTTCTCTTGATATGGAAGCAACAAAGAGGCATGGAGCTGTCCAGTGCCTCCTGAATCTTAAGGTGCTGGAGACTATGGAGCCAATTACGGTAGGCTATAGTTTATTGCTTTCTGACGGGGAACCTCTGAAGGTGAAAGCAAGCCGTATGATTCGCTGGGATAAAGAGTGTTCAAAGTTTTTCACACAGAAGATGGATAAAGCTGGCGGCCAGAAAAATCTTATTGAATATGCAACCTCTTTCTCTGAAGTAATAGCTCGGGGGGTGTTATGGGATAAAGAAGATCAAATAAAAGCACTCTCTGAACTGATCAAGGTGGCTTTCCTCCTGAATTTTGATGAGCAAGCTGTTCAATTCTTGATGAAATCTAATAATCTTCAAACTTTTCTGGAGGACGAGGAGTTGCTTAATGCTGCCTTCCCTTCTGTTTAG